A portion of the Clostridia bacterium genome contains these proteins:
- the glgD gene encoding glucose-1-phosphate adenylyltransferase subunit GlgD produces the protein MNAIGLIFANIHDDLLVELTSNRTSASVPFGGRYRLIDFSLSNMVNSNISKVGVATRQNYQSLMDHLSGGKDWDLARRTGGLFLIPPYGMTNTNANATRFDALVSSLNFITRSEEEYIVLADGDCVYNMDYADLLKTHIEQGDDITIAYKPMFVDFALSTHISCIELDKNRVKGLLVHRSQEGQANANLNIYVLKRQLLIDLITEAISRGQSDFQHDIIGKNIKKLKIGGYLFEGSFFYIDSIKQYFDTNMQLLRQEIKDELFNRPYRSIYTKVKDSAPTKYFENANVSNSFIADGCKIDGIVINSILFRDVKISKDAVVKNSIIMQDTVIENNCKLNYCITDKNCVVAKDLILQGCEKMPYIVPKNSKI, from the coding sequence ATGAACGCAATCGGTTTAATTTTTGCAAATATTCACGATGATTTACTTGTAGAGCTCACTTCTAATCGCACTTCGGCGTCAGTTCCGTTTGGCGGAAGATATAGATTAATCGACTTTTCTCTTTCTAATATGGTAAATAGCAATATTAGCAAAGTCGGCGTTGCAACAAGGCAAAACTATCAATCGTTAATGGACCACCTTTCGGGCGGTAAAGATTGGGACTTAGCTCGACGCACAGGCGGATTATTCTTAATTCCACCTTATGGTATGACCAACACTAACGCAAACGCTACTCGTTTCGACGCCCTTGTTAGCTCGCTCAACTTTATAACTCGTTCCGAAGAAGAATATATTGTGCTTGCCGACGGCGATTGCGTGTACAATATGGACTATGCTGATTTACTTAAAACTCATATCGAACAAGGCGACGACATAACCATAGCTTATAAGCCAATGTTTGTTGACTTTGCCCTATCTACTCATATTTCTTGCATAGAATTAGACAAAAATAGGGTTAAAGGGTTACTTGTGCATCGTTCGCAAGAAGGACAGGCAAACGCAAATCTTAATATCTATGTTTTAAAAAGACAACTCCTTATTGACCTAATTACCGAGGCAATTTCTCGTGGGCAAAGTGACTTTCAACACGACATTATAGGTAAAAATATTAAAAAACTTAAAATCGGCGGATATTTATTCGAGGGTAGTTTCTTCTATATCGATAGCATTAAGCAATATTTTGACACTAATATGCAACTGCTTAGGCAAGAGATTAAGGACGAACTTTTTAACAGACCATATCGTTCAATCTACACTAAGGTAAAAGACTCTGCGCCTACTAAATATTTTGAGAATGCTAATGTTAGCAATAGTTTTATAGCCGACGGTTGTAAAATTGACGGAATAGTAATTAATAGTATTTTATTTCGTGACGTAAAGATAAGTAAGGACGCAGTAGTTAAAAACAGTATTATTATGCAAGATACGGTAATTGAGAATAATTGCAAATTAAATTACTGTATAACTGACAAAAATTGCGTTGTCGCTAAGGATTTAATATTGCAAGGTTGCGAAAAAATGCCCTATATAGTGCCAAAAAACAGTAAAATTTAA
- a CDS encoding sporulation transcriptional regulator SpoIIID — translation MKEYISIRVLEVADYIIRNNSTIRQTAKFFSVSKSTIHKDLSLRLHYLDIERLEKIKKILDINLSTRHIRGGRATQQKYMKCKK, via the coding sequence TTGAAAGAATACATTTCTATAAGAGTACTTGAAGTAGCCGACTATATCATTCGCAATAACTCGACAATTCGACAAACTGCCAAATTTTTTTCGGTTTCAAAGTCAACGATACATAAAGATTTGAGTTTACGCTTGCATTATTTAGATATAGAAAGATTAGAAAAAATTAAAAAAATATTAGATATCAATTTATCGACTAGGCATATTCGGGGAGGAAGAGCTACTCAACAAAAGTATATGAAATGTAAAAAGTAA
- a CDS encoding tRNA 2-thiocytidine biosynthesis TtcA family protein — MTEQELLSTLRKTITDFNLIEEGDNIGVGMSGGKDSLVLLALLKAYQRFCPQKFVLKAFTIDLGFDMNYSPIENFCKQIAVEYQVHKTQIAHVAQEKNAKNPCSLCANMRRGSLCELLSSQGYNKLALGHHADDAIDTMLLSLCYEGRFSTLAPISYMTRTNITVIRPLICIKEKDIISYAIDMPIVANKCPVDKLTKRQKMKEILNCLETSIPDIRNKVFGAIKNIDSYNLWDKSNQKYIDTKK; from the coding sequence ATGACAGAACAAGAACTATTATCAACATTAAGAAAGACAATTACGGACTTTAATCTAATTGAGGAAGGCGATAATATTGGAGTTGGTATGTCGGGAGGAAAAGACAGCTTGGTTTTACTCGCTTTGCTTAAAGCCTATCAACGTTTTTGCCCTCAAAAATTTGTTCTTAAAGCCTTTACCATAGATTTGGGATTTGATATGAATTATTCGCCGATTGAAAACTTTTGTAAGCAAATTGCGGTTGAATATCAAGTTCATAAAACGCAAATTGCCCACGTTGCCCAAGAAAAAAACGCTAAAAATCCGTGCAGTCTGTGCGCTAATATGAGGAGGGGCTCTTTGTGCGAGCTACTTTCAAGTCAAGGTTACAACAAACTTGCGCTAGGACACCACGCAGACGACGCTATCGATACTATGTTACTATCGCTTTGCTACGAAGGACGGTTCTCTACGCTTGCGCCGATTAGCTATATGACACGCACAAATATCACCGTGATTAGACCATTAATTTGCATTAAAGAAAAAGATATAATTAGTTACGCAATAGATATGCCAATAGTAGCTAACAAATGTCCGGTAGACAAATTGACAAAAAGACAAAAAATGAAAGAAATATTAAATTGCCTAGAAACTTCTATCCCCGACATACGAAATAAAGTTTTTGGAGCGATTAAAAATATAGATTCTTATAATCTTTGGGATAAATCTAACCAAAAGTATATCGATACAAAGAAATAG
- a CDS encoding patatin-like phospholipase family protein, which yields MWPFKKKKKTEVTQIIKKNKLPYKAGLSLAGGGARGFGHVGVLKAFEEENIVFDYVTGTSAGSMVGALYALGFTSQQIIEFGKSLKAKDLRPISSVLISAPSKNIETQLNKVLGGVTFDKLQIPFSCVAVNIATGEEVVLSKGLVAPAVTASCAAPIFFKPAVIDGVQLVDGGLLNTMPADIVRQMGAEIVISVDINSKRAQGTTSSKLLNVLVATWRIATSASAYKGYMNSDLVIQPDLDRFKATSLDQDIDEMVEEGYKAAKEQMPQIKKLLGIIK from the coding sequence ATGTGGCCGTTTAAGAAAAAGAAAAAAACCGAAGTAACGCAAATTATTAAGAAGAACAAACTGCCTTACAAAGCAGGTCTTTCTCTTGCCGGTGGCGGAGCGAGAGGTTTTGGACACGTTGGCGTACTTAAAGCGTTTGAAGAAGAAAATATTGTTTTTGACTATGTGACCGGCACATCTGCTGGTAGTATGGTAGGGGCGTTATACGCTCTTGGTTTTACCAGCCAACAAATTATCGAGTTTGGCAAGTCGTTAAAGGCAAAAGATCTTAGACCTATCAGCTCGGTTTTAATTTCTGCGCCCTCAAAAAATATTGAAACACAATTAAATAAAGTTTTAGGCGGAGTAACTTTTGATAAATTGCAAATACCTTTTTCTTGCGTTGCAGTAAATATCGCAACAGGAGAAGAAGTAGTGTTGTCTAAGGGCTTAGTAGCTCCTGCCGTTACGGCAAGTTGCGCTGCGCCTATATTTTTTAAGCCAGCAGTAATCGACGGAGTTCAACTTGTAGACGGCGGACTTCTCAACACTATGCCCGCCGACATAGTTAGGCAAATGGGGGCGGAAATTGTAATTTCGGTAGATATCAACAGCAAACGTGCGCAAGGCACAACTTCAAGTAAATTGCTCAACGTGCTTGTTGCAACTTGGCGAATTGCAACTTCGGCGTCGGCATACAAAGGATATATGAATTCGGACTTAGTTATACAACCCGACCTTGACCGCTTCAAAGCAACTTCGCTTGACCAAGATATTGACGAGATGGTAGAAGAAGGCTACAAGGCAGCCAAAGAACAAATGCCACAGATTAAAAAATTGTTAGGCATAATTAAATAA
- a CDS encoding MBL fold metallo-hydrolase has product MADSKKASPKKSGGKKTKNKTEQTSDILSFATKVVAAGAVASAVSRRGSKKTKRMTSVVIFLLCIVIFAVGVMYYFDVPPLNFGDGFKFYTYEVNQFDTPTATVSGELNIHFIDVGQGDCIFIQFPDGKTMLIDGGERRTAVATGIPQYLFALYPSQDTITIDYCMLTHCDSDHCGSLDDVIANPKINVKSVYQPRVYSKCSNDPLRSLMQQNPNAYKHVPEINTGVYESFVEAVYQEKLSGVLTEINYNFEGQIISGSDYSIHTYNPSEEMYGDLSTAYEKNDISPLMVLTYGNYDILLTGDCDKNAEQNFVDNLNGELTFADGFVWDGDCEVLKVGHHGGRDSTNQFFIDTVKPEYAVISVAEKNKHGHPTQDALSRIDKYTDEIYMTSKLGSIAMRINKDGISWANSLKTELPFTAIIQISLIAQTLSMLNSNYCRYL; this is encoded by the coding sequence ATGGCAGATTCAAAAAAAGCAAGTCCTAAAAAATCAGGCGGTAAAAAGACTAAAAATAAGACCGAACAAACAAGCGATATTTTATCTTTTGCAACTAAGGTTGTTGCTGCGGGAGCGGTAGCTTCGGCTGTAAGCCGTAGGGGAAGCAAAAAAACTAAACGAATGACTAGCGTAGTAATATTTTTGCTTTGCATAGTTATTTTTGCCGTTGGCGTAATGTATTATTTTGACGTTCCGCCTTTAAATTTCGGCGACGGATTTAAATTTTATACCTATGAGGTCAACCAGTTTGACACTCCAACAGCCACAGTTTCGGGCGAACTCAATATACATTTTATTGATGTTGGACAAGGAGATTGTATTTTTATTCAATTTCCAGACGGCAAAACTATGCTAATCGATGGTGGCGAACGTCGAACCGCTGTCGCTACGGGTATTCCTCAATATTTATTTGCTCTTTATCCTAGTCAAGACACAATTACCATAGACTATTGTATGCTAACTCACTGCGATTCCGACCACTGCGGTAGTTTAGACGACGTTATCGCTAACCCAAAAATCAACGTTAAGTCGGTCTATCAGCCACGAGTTTATTCTAAATGCTCAAATGACCCGTTGCGTAGTTTAATGCAACAAAATCCAAATGCGTATAAGCACGTTCCCGAGATAAATACCGGCGTTTACGAGTCGTTTGTAGAAGCTGTTTATCAAGAAAAGCTTTCGGGCGTTTTAACTGAGATTAATTATAATTTTGAAGGGCAAATTATAAGCGGTAGCGATTATTCCATACATACCTATAACCCTAGCGAAGAAATGTACGGCGACTTATCTACGGCTTACGAAAAAAATGATATTTCACCATTGATGGTTCTAACCTATGGCAATTATGATATTTTGCTTACCGGCGACTGCGATAAAAATGCCGAACAAAATTTTGTAGATAACTTAAATGGCGAACTTACTTTTGCCGATGGGTTTGTTTGGGACGGCGATTGCGAAGTGCTTAAAGTAGGTCATCACGGCGGGCGTGACAGCACTAATCAATTCTTTATCGACACAGTCAAACCCGAATATGCCGTAATAAGCGTTGCCGAAAAGAACAAACACGGACACCCTACCCAAGACGCTCTTTCTAGAATTGACAAATATACCGACGAAATATATATGACAAGTAAGTTAGGCAGTATAGCTATGCGTATCAACAAAGACGGCATAAGTTGGGCAAATTCACTTAAAACCGAACTTCCTTTTACCGCAATAATACAAATTAGCTTAATAGCCCAAACTTTAAGTATGTTAAATAGTAATTATTGTAGGTATTTATGA
- the aroC gene encoding chorismate synthase yields the protein MIKLEVFGASHSKFIGGKVWGLPKGYAIDQSQILSELKKRQNGYGRSARQQIESNNFLITRGIKNNKTTGGTLEFFIKNFDDDILSKPEITALRSGHADYVGCVKYNLTSARQIAEMSSGRNTLAHTVLGAICKQILATKDIFFYSYVRQIGGVSTDIDVNLSQAMQIEASLVRCPDQTASQQMVELIDKARLNGDTLGGICQVVCSNLPIGLGEIVPYADKLQSLVGRYLLSIPSVKGIEFGKWFGSSFVGSDCVEQFALNGQRIVYDTNFCGGTIGGLTTGGELTVRLAVKPISSLALPTQTIDLLTKQVVTTYHERSDVCVVPNIAVIAENMLSATILNLFSKEGLV from the coding sequence ATGATTAAATTAGAAGTTTTTGGCGCTTCGCATAGTAAATTTATTGGCGGAAAAGTGTGGGGGCTACCCAAAGGCTACGCTATTGACCAATCACAAATTCTCAGCGAGCTTAAAAAAAGACAAAACGGCTATGGAAGAAGCGCAAGACAACAAATAGAAAGCAACAACTTTCTTATTACAAGAGGTATTAAAAACAATAAAACTACGGGCGGAACGCTAGAATTTTTTATCAAAAATTTTGACGACGATATTTTGAGCAAACCAGAAATTACTGCGTTAAGAAGCGGACACGCAGATTACGTTGGTTGCGTAAAATATAATCTTACTTCGGCTAGGCAAATAGCCGAGATGTCTAGCGGTCGTAACACGCTTGCGCATACTGTTTTAGGCGCTATATGTAAGCAAATTCTTGCAACAAAAGATATATTTTTTTACAGTTATGTAAGGCAAATAGGCGGTGTTTCTACCGATATAGATGTAAATTTATCCCAAGCTATGCAAATTGAGGCAAGTTTAGTAAGATGTCCCGACCAAACTGCATCGCAACAAATGGTAGAATTAATCGACAAAGCAAGGCTTAACGGCGATACGCTAGGCGGAATTTGCCAAGTCGTTTGCTCAAATTTGCCTATCGGTTTAGGCGAGATTGTTCCTTACGCCGACAAACTTCAAAGTTTAGTAGGTAGATATTTGCTTTCGATTCCTTCGGTTAAGGGCATCGAATTTGGCAAATGGTTTGGTTCAAGTTTTGTCGGTAGCGATTGCGTCGAGCAGTTTGCTCTAAATGGACAGCGAATTGTCTACGATACAAATTTTTGTGGCGGAACAATAGGCGGTCTTACTACGGGCGGAGAATTGACGGTAAGACTTGCGGTTAAACCTATAAGTTCGCTAGCGTTACCTACCCAAACTATTGATTTATTGACTAAACAAGTCGTAACAACTTATCACGAAAGAAGTGATGTTTGCGTAGTTCCAAACATAGCTGTAATTGCCGAAAATATGCTTTCGGCAACAATATTAAATTTATTTAGTAAGGAGGGCTTAGTTTAA
- a CDS encoding 3-dehydroquinate synthase family protein, translated as MGIIYKKLDVAQLTKDNTVFVTITRFAKLFNLPKDKTFIVPSGEMVKSLYYAKKLCNFLIKKNITRQGAIVAIGGGTVGDLSGFVASVYLRGIDLILVPTTLLAQIDSSIGGKTAINYKGIKNIIGSFYPAKQIIVDFSLLHTLNNKELINGYGELVKYTLLNQEIDQLYKYDEYFNAPLIQKCIEYKDLIVSSDYYDHSLRRNLSLGHTIGHAIEKCYNIPHGRAVLYGLYYELMISSYLGYLNSTDLAWARKRILDISPIPKLHNIKNLVSLMQYDKKNNFDSINFVLFIGNFSTKEISLSYEEVTKILQCL; from the coding sequence ATGGGAATTATTTACAAAAAATTAGATGTCGCTCAGCTTACAAAAGATAACACAGTTTTTGTCACCATAACAAGATTTGCCAAGCTTTTTAATTTACCAAAGGACAAAACCTTTATCGTGCCAAGCGGAGAGATGGTAAAATCACTTTATTACGCAAAAAAGTTATGTAATTTTTTAATTAAAAAGAACATAACTAGGCAGGGCGCAATCGTAGCCATAGGCGGTGGGACAGTAGGCGACCTTTCAGGTTTTGTAGCCAGTGTTTACTTGCGAGGAATTGACCTTATTCTTGTTCCAACAACATTACTTGCTCAAATAGATAGTTCTATCGGCGGTAAAACGGCTATAAATTACAAAGGTATTAAAAATATAATCGGTTCATTCTATCCCGCAAAACAAATTATAGTAGATTTTAGCTTACTTCACACCCTTAACAATAAAGAACTTATAAATGGTTATGGCGAACTGGTAAAATATACATTATTAAATCAAGAAATAGACCAACTTTACAAGTACGACGAGTATTTTAATGCGCCTTTAATTCAAAAGTGTATCGAATACAAAGATTTAATAGTATCTAGCGATTATTACGACCATTCTTTGCGTAGAAACCTTAGCTTAGGGCATACGATAGGTCATGCGATAGAAAAATGTTATAATATTCCTCACGGTAGAGCTGTTCTTTATGGTTTATATTACGAATTAATGATTTCTTCTTACTTAGGATATTTAAATTCAACCGACTTGGCTTGGGCTCGCAAACGCATACTTGACATTTCGCCTATTCCAAAATTACATAACATCAAAAATTTAGTTAGCTTAATGCAATATGACAAAAAGAACAATTTTGACAGCATAAACTTTGTATTGTTTATTGGCAACTTTTCCACCAAAGAAATATCTTTATCTTACGAGGAGGTTACAAAAATTTTACAATGTCTATGA
- a CDS encoding 3-phosphoshikimate 1-carboxyvinyltransferase: MIVTPIKRINIKQSSNVGDKSITHRLLILASISSGVSHISNANTGEDVAHTVDCLNRLGANIICNGSYFTVNPIKKVVSRATLDCGNSGTTARLLAGLVAGLGVNAKFIGDPSLSSRPMSMLLPLQQMGANVEYTSDSLFVLTANEGLKGITYRNTSCSAQIKSAILIAGLFAEGITTIEETDKSRDHTERALLYFGANIKMEDKIILTKSNLYGRDVFVPNDISTASYVIALALCKGKAVIHNVGINPTRMGVVLALQNSHAKITIKNIRSNGFEEFADIYVYKSKLKKFENLAPICQIADEIPLLALLSAYYKKEFVVKGASSLTTKETNRLATTAQLIQSLGGVANYDSDSLTISKSSGIIGGNITTYGDHRIALCGIVAGNISKNGVNIDNADCINISSPNFYI, translated from the coding sequence ATGATTGTAACTCCTATCAAACGCATTAATATCAAACAATCTTCAAACGTAGGCGATAAATCTATCACGCATAGATTGCTTATTTTGGCGTCTATTTCTTCGGGAGTTAGCCACATAAGTAACGCAAATACAGGCGAAGATGTTGCGCATACAGTAGATTGTCTTAATAGATTAGGCGCAAATATTATTTGTAATGGCTCTTATTTTACCGTAAACCCAATCAAAAAAGTTGTAAGTCGAGCCACTCTTGATTGTGGCAATAGCGGTACGACAGCTCGATTGCTCGCCGGACTTGTCGCAGGCTTAGGCGTAAACGCTAAATTTATAGGTGACCCTTCATTGTCTTCTAGGCCTATGTCAATGCTCCTACCTCTGCAACAAATGGGGGCTAATGTAGAATATACTAGCGACAGTTTGTTCGTCCTAACGGCAAATGAGGGGCTTAAAGGCATAACTTACCGCAACACTTCTTGCTCTGCGCAGATTAAGAGCGCAATTTTAATAGCCGGACTGTTTGCCGAAGGCATTACTACAATCGAAGAAACTGATAAATCTCGTGACCACACCGAACGAGCTTTGTTATATTTTGGCGCAAATATTAAAATGGAAGATAAGATTATTTTGACTAAATCTAATCTATACGGTCGAGATGTCTTTGTGCCAAATGATATTTCAACAGCTAGCTACGTTATTGCCCTAGCTTTATGCAAAGGCAAAGCCGTTATCCATAACGTAGGCATTAACCCAACGAGAATGGGCGTAGTTTTAGCATTACAAAATTCTCACGCAAAAATTACAATTAAAAATATCCGCTCGAATGGTTTTGAAGAATTTGCCGACATTTACGTATACAAAAGCAAACTTAAAAAGTTTGAAAATCTTGCGCCAATTTGTCAAATTGCCGACGAAATACCTTTGCTTGCTTTGCTTAGCGCCTACTACAAAAAAGAATTTGTGGTTAAGGGCGCAAGTTCGCTTACCACAAAAGAAACTAATCGGCTAGCTACGACAGCGCAACTTATACAGAGTTTAGGCGGAGTTGCAAATTATGATAGCGACAGTTTGACAATTTCTAAGTCAAGTGGTATTATCGGTGGCAATATCACAACTTACGGCGACCATAGAATTGCCCTTTGCGGAATAGTCGCAGGTAATATTTCAAAAAACGGCGTAAATATAGATAATGCCGATTGTATAAATATATCTTCCCCAAATTTTTATATATAG
- a CDS encoding NAD(P)-dependent oxidoreductase — protein MKRFALLGSNLANSLSPKMYAFFSKKSGIPLIYETVELNENATDQEILDVIKQYDGVNVTIPFKFRVGKLLGKNTPKNTVINSPEGDITSYSTDGEGVLAALDYYGIEVTGKHLLILGAGGAAYSATKSLLSVDAELTVVDRHKKKAKNLMKELNIASPVTKVNGILSFIPLKNKLFYVSKRDISKCDFVFDCLYSSETELLKTARKYQKTAINGLSMLFFQGVLNFYLFTGYRFTNTKLLFEEFYEYSYNQRAEFKLTGKKG, from the coding sequence ATGAAAAGATTTGCTTTGCTAGGCTCTAATTTAGCCAACAGCCTTTCGCCTAAAATGTATGCTTTTTTCTCGAAAAAGAGTGGCATACCTTTAATATACGAAACGGTAGAACTTAACGAAAACGCAACCGACCAAGAAATTCTTGATGTAATCAAGCAATACGACGGCGTAAACGTCACAATTCCTTTTAAATTTCGGGTCGGCAAGCTTTTGGGTAAAAATACGCCCAAAAATACCGTTATAAATAGTCCGGAAGGCGACATAACTTCTTATTCGACCGATGGCGAAGGCGTCCTTGCTGCGCTTGATTATTACGGTATTGAAGTTACCGGCAAGCATTTGTTAATTTTAGGCGCTGGGGGAGCGGCATATTCGGCGACAAAATCGTTACTTAGCGTTGACGCAGAACTTACAGTAGTAGACCGTCACAAAAAGAAAGCAAAAAATCTTATGAAAGAACTAAACATTGCTTCCCCTGTTACCAAGGTTAATGGCATTTTGTCTTTTATTCCGCTTAAAAATAAACTTTTTTATGTAAGTAAGAGAGATATTAGCAAATGTGATTTTGTATTTGATTGTCTTTATAGTAGCGAAACCGAATTACTAAAAACAGCCAGAAAATATCAAAAAACAGCTATAAATGGTCTGTCTATGTTGTTTTTTCAAGGCGTGCTAAACTTCTATTTGTTTACCGGATATAGATTTACCAACACAAAATTGCTTTTTGAGGAGTTTTATGAATATTCTTATAATCAACGGGCCGAATTTAAACTTACTGGGAAAAAGGGATAG
- a CDS encoding type II 3-dehydroquinate dehydratase translates to MNILIINGPNLNLLGKRDSNLYGKDTLDELNAKLAKYATNLGANLSFYFSNCEGELITAMQQADCQAIILNAGAYSHYSYAIRDCIEAIKVPVVEVHLSNILAREEFRQKRVFQDVVVGFFCGEQINSYVKAIDFCLALKK, encoded by the coding sequence ATGAATATTCTTATAATCAACGGGCCGAATTTAAACTTACTGGGAAAAAGGGATAGCAATCTTTACGGTAAAGATACCTTAGACGAACTTAACGCAAAACTTGCTAAATATGCAACTAATTTAGGCGCAAACTTATCTTTTTATTTTTCAAATTGCGAAGGCGAGCTTATAACCGCTATGCAACAGGCAGATTGTCAAGCAATTATTCTCAACGCAGGCGCATATTCGCATTATTCGTACGCAATTAGAGATTGTATCGAGGCAATTAAAGTCCCGGTTGTTGAAGTTCACCTTTCTAATATTTTAGCAAGAGAAGAATTTAGACAAAAACGAGTTTTTCAAGATGTCGTCGTCGGCTTTTTTTGTGGCGAGCAAATTAATAGTTATGTCAAAGCTATCGACTTTTGTTTAGCTTTAAAAAAATGA
- a CDS encoding shikimate kinase: MKNIAIIGMMGVGKTTIAKLLAKQLDKYSFDTDEYVEYIRGQSISKIIADYGEQTFRELEAQVFSLAVSYENVVISCGGGIVLGENATKLRECTVVYLSATPKVLADRLKTSYPRPLLSGNDEQEICNIYNQRKILYQQFADITINCSYLSRKATAQQIIEKLKLF, translated from the coding sequence ATGAAAAATATAGCTATTATCGGTATGATGGGCGTAGGCAAAACAACGATTGCAAAACTTCTTGCAAAACAGCTTGATAAATATTCTTTTGACACCGACGAATATGTCGAATATATTCGTGGGCAAAGCATATCAAAAATTATCGCCGACTATGGCGAGCAAACTTTTCGTGAGCTAGAAGCGCAAGTTTTTTCGCTTGCCGTATCATACGAAAATGTCGTTATTTCTTGTGGCGGGGGTATAGTTCTCGGGGAGAATGCTACAAAACTAAGAGAATGTACTGTGGTGTATTTGTCGGCAACCCCAAAAGTTCTTGCCGATAGACTAAAAACTTCTTACCCTAGACCGCTACTTAGCGGTAACGACGAGCAAGAAATTTGTAATATTTATAATCAAAGAAAAATTTTATATCAACAATTTGCCGATATCACAATAAATTGTTCATATTTATCACGCAAAGCCACAGCGCAACAAATTATTGAAAAATTGAAATTATTTTAA
- a CDS encoding DUF4364 family protein, producing the protein MVGLTQDSTQNKLILLFIIDQMEMPLAESTIFDLCQNKNNWIEYLDCKIALEQLVEAKFVCKVGNGTGEPFYNITVEGRVCLAHFFVRIPSSTRDVIKSYISANRMSYRRRQEYNSTYTKKEDGTYDVILRIIDNLQVSLEIKICVPNRNVAKYLDKTWGDKATKAYSQIYDLLIEQQ; encoded by the coding sequence ATGGTAGGACTAACACAAGACAGCACGCAAAATAAACTCATCTTATTATTTATAATAGACCAAATGGAAATGCCTCTTGCCGAGAGCACTATTTTTGACCTATGCCAAAATAAAAATAATTGGATTGAGTATTTAGATTGTAAAATTGCCCTTGAACAACTTGTCGAGGCAAAGTTTGTTTGTAAGGTTGGCAATGGCACAGGCGAGCCTTTTTATAACATAACGGTAGAAGGCAGGGTTTGTTTGGCGCACTTTTTTGTTAGAATTCCGTCCTCAACCCGAGATGTGATTAAGAGTTATATCAGCGCAAATAGAATGAGCTATCGCCGTAGGCAAGAATACAACTCGACTTACACCAAAAAAGAAGACGGCACTTATGATGTTATTTTGCGTATTATTGACAATCTTCAAGTATCGTTAGAAATAAAGATTTGCGTCCCTAATCGCAATGTAGCTAAGTATTTAGACAAAACGTGGGGCGACAAAGCCACAAAGGCATATTCTCAAATATATGACTTGCTTATCGAACAGCAGTAA